A window from Purpureocillium takamizusanense chromosome 3, complete sequence encodes these proteins:
- the PTR2_4 gene encoding peptide transporter ptr2 (EggNog:ENOG503NVVT~COG:E~TransMembrane:2 (i7-27o33-52i)), translated as MRGLVSAFNLFATGIAYIVNLAASAAIVDPHLVWDFGAPAILGAIVTVFFYFNFRHIDKEEYVLSTNQIGEHEPIEGIGAGNSKDNVQSKV; from the exons ATGAGAGGCCTTGTCTCCGCCTTTAACCTCTTTGCTACCGGCATTGCCTACATCGTCAACTTGGCTGCCTCAGCCGCTATTGTCGACCCGCATCTTGTCTGGGATTTTGGAGCGCCGGCTATCCTCGGAGCTATCGTTACCGTGTTCTTT TACTTTAACTTCCGTCACATTGACAAGGAAGAATACGTGCTTTCGACGAACCAAATTGGCGAACATGAGCCAATTGAAGGCATTGGAGCTGGGAACAGCAAAGACAATGTTCAATCCAAGGTGTGA
- a CDS encoding uncharacterized protein (EggNog:ENOG503NWHY~SECRETED:SignalP(1-20~SECRETED:cutsite=THA-TQ~SECRETED:prob=0.8402)~CAZy:GH92~COG:G), with translation MGFKTSLRIVALSLALATHATQHDVLDFVNPLIGTINGGHVFPGATLPFGMAKAVADTNGAELQGGFASDNSDIVGFSHMHDSGTGGGASLGNFPLFAQSGCLNGELNNCYFAKALRASKRINDTVIAEPGYFAVALNSSINTEMTVTNHTALYRFTFPSTPKPMKITDKGSVPNEPLILVDLTDLSNSRSRANISVDDRTGRITGSGTFQPSFGIGTYTLYFCTDFQGAEIKQTGVFQNNRAGTHPKHLQTQADGSSKPPVPAGAFVQFKRPGKHNEIVARVGLSFISTQQACRNSANEIGDFNFNSTRQKARDAWADKLSTVRVDATGVNKTLQTVFWSGMYRSMISPQDYTGENPLWKSDEPYYDSFYCIWDSYRSIHPLLTILDPVSQTLMVRSLIDIYRHEGKLPDCRMSLCKGFTQGGSNADVVLADAYVKKLNDGIDWKTGYEAVISDAEDEPPIWSVEGRGGLASWKELGYIPTDDFDPYGVGPFTRSISRTVEYAYNDFCIAEMARGMKKQGDVEKYQKRAENWVNMFNKDQQSTVQGKTFTGFLQPRYLNGTYGFQDPTFCTPMLNFTSCYLNSNGHETYEGSSWLYTFYAPHDMDALITTLGGPTEFVRRLQFLHDTPDLLYMGDEQGFLMVYLFHYAGRPGLSSFYQHHYIPSLFNDTVVGIPGNDDSGAMGSFSTLAMMGVWPVAGQDVYLINPPFFPEITITNPITKKKAIIRTIQFDASYENIYIQSAKLDGKPYTRNWISHDFFVQGGVLELTLGKEESQWGTRQQDLPPSMRKNHSR, from the exons ATGGGCTTCAAAACGTCACTCCGTATTGTGGCTCTATCGCTCGCCTTGGCGACACACGCGACACAGCATGACGTCCTCGATTTCGTAAATCCCCTCATTGGCACCATCAATGGAG GCCACGTATTCCCGGGCGCGACATTGCCTTTCGGCATGGCCAAGGCTGTTGCAGACACGAATGGCGCAGAGCTTCAAGGGGGCTTCGCCTCTGATAACTCAGATA TTGTCGGATTCTCCCACATGCACGACAGCGGTACCGGCGGA GGTGCTTCGCTAGGCAATTTTCCCTTGTTCGCGCAAAGTGGATGCTTGAATGGCGAGCTCAACAATTGCTACTTCGCCAAGGCGCTCCGCGCATCGAAACGCATCAACGACACGGTGATTGCTGAGCCAGGATATTTTGCAGTCGCCTTGAACAGCTCCATCAACACGGAGATGACTGTTACAAACCACACTGCCTTGTATCGCTTCACGTTTCCCAGCACGCCAAAGCCCATGAAGATTACGGACAAAGGCTCCGTTCCCAACGAGCCCTTGATCCTGGTCGACTTGACGGACTTGTCCAACTCACGCAGTCGGGCCAATATATCAGTTGATGATCGCACCGGCCGTATCACTGGCAGCGGAACCTTCCAGCCGTCCTTTGGAATTGGGACGTACACGCTCTACTTCTGCACCGACTTCCAGGGCGCCGAGATCAAGCAGACGGGCGTCTTCCAAAACAACCGTGCAGGCACACACCCCAAGCATCTCCAAACTcaggccgacggcagcagtAAGCCGCCagtgcccgccggcgcgtTTGTTCAGTTCAAAAGGCCAGGAAAGCACAACGAAATTGTAGCACGAGTTGGTTTGTCCTTTATAAGTACTCAGCAGGCTTGCAGGAACTCCGCAAACGAGATTGGTGATTTCAACTTTAACAGTACTCGCCAGAAGGCACGCGATGCTTGGGCAGATAAGCTGAGCACAGTACGGGTAGATGCCACGGGAGTCAACAAGACCCTTCAGACCGTCTTCTGGTCCGGCATGTACCGATCAATGATCTCTCCTCAGGACTACACTGGCGAGAACCCACTTTGGAAGAGCGATGAGCCCT ACTATGACTCATTCTACTGCATTTGGGATTCGTACCGGAGCATACACCCTCTTCTCACAATACTTGACCCAGTCAGCCAGACACTCATGGTGCGCAGCTTGATTGACATATACCGTCACGAAGGGAAGCTGCCAGACTGCCGAATGAGCTTGTGCAAGGGCTTTACACAAGGTGGCAGTAATGCGGATGTCGTTTTGGCGGACGCATATgtcaagaagctcaacgaTGGTATCGACTGGAAAACGGGATACGAGGCTGTTATATCCGACGCCGAAG ACGAGCCTCCTATATGGTCTGTTgaggggcgaggaggccttGCCAGCTGGAAGGAGCTCGGCTACATCCCAACGGACGATTTCGACCCCTATG GCGTTGGTCCTTTCACGCGGTCCATTTCTCGCACTGTGGAGTATGCCTACAACGACTTTTGCATTGCTGAAATGGCACGGGGCATGAAGAAGCAGGGTGACGTCGAGAAGTACCAAAAACGCGCAGAAAACTGGGTAAACATGTTCAACAAGGACCAGCAGTCAACAGTCCAAGGCAAGACATTTACCGGCTTCTTGCAACCGAGATACCTGAACGGCACCTATGGTTTCCAAGACCCGACATTCTGTACTCCGATGCTCAACTTTACAAGCTGCTACTTGAATAGCAACGGACACGAG ACATATGAAGGCAGCAGTTGGCTGTACACATTTTACGCGCCGCATGATATGGACGCCCTCATCACTACCCTGGGTGGACCCACGGAATTTGTTCGACGGCTGCAATTTCTACACGACACACCTGATCTCCTGTATATGGGTGATGAGCAGGGTTTCCTTATGGTCTATCTTTTCCATTATGCGGGACGTCCTGGACTAAGCTCATTCTACCAGCACCATTACATTCCGTCCCTGTTCAACGACACCGTGGTTGGTATTCCTGGCAATGACGACTCTGGAGCAATGGGTTCATTTAGTACTCTTGCTATGATGGGCGTCTGGCCCGTAGCTGGCCAAGACGTTTACCTTATTAACCCCCCCTTTTTCCCCGAGATTACGATCACCAACCCCATCACGAAGAAAAAGGCAATTATACGCACCATTCAATTTGATGCAAGCTACGAGAACATCTACATACAGAGCGCGAAGCTTGATGGCAAACCATATACACGAAACTGGATTTCTCATGACTTCTTCGTTCAAGGCGGGGTCCTTGAGCTCACGCTCGGGAAGGAAGAAAGCCAGTGGGGAACTAGGCAGCAAGACTTGCCACCAAGTATGAGGAAGAATCATAGTAGATAG
- a CDS encoding uncharacterized protein (EggNog:ENOG502S06X) — MSHLLELDVNIVPYTYRSSCFSVSRRGGTHNCLTRGSDTYLISHCRPFGVPIVALRPVLPGQPLPDQPARFHRTAPSGIAACATPSALKWYEGQRIVSEAVFLNVRCIRFRGTVPFALDTDQNADRSAYIYTNPPYCRGPPPFHPITALKGLVFYFDERKRFHQLARQTS, encoded by the coding sequence ATGTCACACCTACTTGAACTCGACGTCAACATTGTGCCATACACTTATCGTTCTTCATGCTTCAGCGTTTccaggcgaggcggcacGCATAACTGCCTCACGCGCGGCTCTGATACCTACCTCATTTCGCACTGTCGGCCCTTCGGCGTGCCAATCGTTGCGCTCCGCCCGGTCCTACCTGGTCAGCCCCTGCCAGATCAGCCAGCGCGATTCCACAGGACAGCACCCTCCGGCATCGCAGCATGTGCGACGCCATCTGCGTTAAAGTGGTATGAAGGCCAGAGAATTGTTTCAGAGGCCGTCTTTCTGAATGTACGATGCATTCGCTTCCGAGGCACCGTTCCATTCGCCCTTGATACCGATCAGAATGCCGACAGGTCTGCCTACATTTACACCAACCCGCCTTATTGCAGAGGCCCGCCTCCTTTCCATCCCATCACCGCATTGAAAGGCTTGGTCTTCTATTTTGATGAAAGGAAACGCTTCCATCAGCTCGCTCGACAAACAAGCTGA
- a CDS encoding uncharacterized protein (SECRETED:SignalP(1-23~SECRETED:cutsite=AVA-VD~SECRETED:prob=0.8120)~EggNog:ENOG503PAHS): MMRQSRCLSLAWAAACLSGFAVAVDVVYVTDIAIFSILAPCAKSAISYNIASETYNSKCGDAATDLQSCICSNTKELQSVNQRMTSAVSSSCGATTASDDVWSASKVMDKYCNPGKAVVFATPTTNAVNAFITELAEISYLPQCAQSAVSYAVMGDNREYCPEDASLFASCVCKDAKVKAVSQSLSKSVRSSCTNNDDVTAAVGFFGEYCAMGNGTTSFAKPAGPPGDMTYHITGLPQFKSLNTCAQSGVSSAVFAVRLISSSSPYGTTS; the protein is encoded by the exons ATGATGCGGCAGTCGCGTTGCCTTTCGCTGGCGTGGGCAgcggcctgcctgtctggctttgccgtggccgtggacgTCGTGTACGTGACCGACATTGCCATCTTTTCCATCCTG GCACCGTGCGCCAAATCCGCCATCTCCTACAACATCGCCTCTGAAACGTACAACTCGAAatgcggcgacgcggcgaccGATCTCCAGTCGTGCATCTGCTCCAACACCAAGGAGCTGCAGTCGGTCAACCAGCGCATGACGAGcgccgtgtcgtcgagctgcggcgccaccacggcgTCCGACGACGTCTGGAGCGCCTCCAAGGTCATGGACAAGTACTGCAACCCaggcaaggccgtcgtcttcgcgacgccgaccaccaacgccgtcaacgccTTCATCaccgagctcgccgagatCTCGTACCTGCCCCAGTGTGCGCAGTCGGCCGTGTCGTACGCGGTGATGGGAGAT AATCGGGAGTACTGCCCCGAAGACGCGAGCCTCTTCGCCTCGTGCGTGTGCAAGGACGCAAAGGTCAAGGCCGTGAGCCAGTCACTGAGCAAGTCTGTGCGGTCGTCTTGCaccaacaacgacgacgtgacggccgccgtcggcttcttcggcGAATACTGCGCCATGGGCAACGGCACGACATCGTTTGCAAAGCCAGCGGGCCCGCCTGGAGATA TGACGTATCACATCACCGGTTTGCCGCAGTTCAAGTCTCTCAACACCTGCGCCCAGTCGGGCGTCTCATCCGCCGTTTTCGCTGTACGCCTcatttcctcctcctcaccttACGGGACTACGAGCTAG
- a CDS encoding uncharacterized protein (TransMembrane:1 (o130-153i)~EggNog:ENOG503PAHS) — protein MSWNCATGAQALASCICLKSGMRGRVSSTLTSDVKAYCSSTATDDVTSAMAVFDFYCSAAEKKVVATGAESVSETQPSAMSRTGAKSLNASKTTSPSGTGGGGGGGGSDGSKDTNTGGGGGGSGGGNKTAIIAASVLGGVVAIGIVAAIVFFVRHRRQKLARGEQITGPPDEFPGKSELDGKSDWAGRIGSPGSAKPMPELYTPSHSPRPELHGGGGGGGIVSELGGPHQAPRTELQGDASSNHSHSSPPPQHHQPSPYGVSPSYSQQHHPQSPYGGRGPGYEVSPASAQGHPGYAHGWQSGPVESYELDSNLGRRNQ, from the coding sequence ATGTCCTGGAACTGCGCCACGGGAGCTCAGGCTTTGGCTTCCTGCATCTGCCTCAAGTCGGGGATGCGCGGCCGCGTCTCGAGCACCCTGACCTCGGACGTCAAGGCGTACTGCTCCAGCACGGCGACAGACGACGTCAcgtccgccatggccgtcttcgaCTTTTACTGCagcgcggcggagaagaaggtcgTCGCCACGGGAGCCGAGTCCGTTTCAGAAACGCAACCCTCGGCCATGAGTCGCACCGGTGCGAAATCGCTCAACGCgagcaagacgacgagcccTTCTggaaccggcggcggcggcggaggaggaggttcTGACGGCAGCAAGGACACAaacaccggcggcggcggcggagggtCAGGCGGCGGGAACAAGACGGCCATCATTGCGGCGAGCGTCCTggggggcgtcgtcgccatcggcatcgtggcagccatcgtcttcttcgttCGACACAGGCGTCAGAAGCTCGCTAGGGGAGAGCAAATCACCGGCCCGCCAGACGAGTTTCCCGGAAAGtcggagctcgacggcaagaGTGACTGGGCCGGCAGGATAGGGTCACCAGGGAGCGCGAAGCCAATGCCGGAGCTCTACACCCCCAGCCACTCGCCGCGACCCGAactgcacggcggcggtggaggaggaggcattGTCTCTGAGCTGGGTGGTCCTCATCAGGCTCCCCGGACCGAACTTCAGGGTGACGCTTCGTCCAACCACTCCcactcctcgccgccgccgcaacacCATCAGCCGAGCCCGTACGGAGTGAGTCCGAGCTACAgccagcaacaccacccgCAGAGCCCCtacggcgggcgcgggccggggTACGAggtgtcgcccgcctcggcgcaggGGCATCCGGGGTACGCTCACGGCTGGCAGTCGGGCCCGGTCGAGTCGTATGAGCTCGACTCCAACCTGGGGAGACGGAACCAATAA
- a CDS encoding Deuterolysin (SECRETED:SignalP(1-16~SECRETED:cutsite=AAA-AP~SECRETED:prob=0.6921)~MEROPS:MER0001394~EggNog:ENOG503P0GD~COG:O) → MKFIAGLIALVSIAAAAPSMVVDRASSPINVQLEKAGNSVIKATISNVGHEDLRIFRPGSIFDSSAVEKAKVKAGAREIGFAGIRKRVSTTKIAAESFQHVSAGQSVVVTFDIAETHDLSAGGDFHVVSAGKLMVASKSGDNKIVKSLPYESNILKTKVNGAEAAAVRANIHQKWKRTNVQSDCTGERLSVTEQALQNCQSLSQTAQQAASSGPSEKMEEFFKASDSNTRNTVAGVFSRVAQECGSTSSGASTYYCTDVGNYCQSNVLAYTVPSQSYMVYCDLYFNDLPPLTSTCHAQDQATTNLHECTHLTEIQGTDDLGYGYDAILQLSAAEELNNADTYAVFANSLYAGC, encoded by the exons ATGAAGTTCATCGCTGGGCTTATCGCCCTTGTCtccatcgcggccgccgcgccgtccatggTTGTTGATCGGGCGTCCTCTCCTATCAACGTGCAGCTGGAGAAGGCGGGCAACTCGGTCATCAAGGCCACCATCTCCAATGTCGGCCACGAAGACCTTAGGATTTTCCGCCCAGGATCCATCTTTGACAGCTCTGCAGTTGAGAAGGCAAAGGTCAAAGCCGGTG CTCGAGAGATTGGCTTCGCCGGCATAAGAAAGCGAGTGTCCACAACCAAGATCGCGGCAGAGTCGTTCCAGCACGTTTCGGCGGGCCAGTCCGTCGTGGTCACCTTTGACATCGCCGAGACGCACGATCTCTCGGCGGGTGGCGATTTCCACGTCGTGTCCGCTGGGAAGCTCATGGTTGCCAGCAAATCCGGGGACAACAAAATCGTCAAGTCGTTGCCATACGAATCCAACATCCTCAAGACCAAGGTCAATGGCGCagaggcagcggcagtacGGGCAAACATCCACCAGAAGTGGAAACGCACCAACGTTCAGAGCGACTGCACCGGCGAGCGTCTCTCTGTGACAGAGCAGGCCCTCCAAAACTGCCAGTCCCTGTCGCagacggcgcagcaggctgccTCGTCGGGCCCGTCCGAGAAGATGGAAGAGTTCTTCAAGGCGTCCGACAGCAACACCCGCAACACCGTGGCCGGGGTGTTTAGCCGCGTCGCGCAAGAATGCGGCTCGACGAGTTCCGGCGCGTCGACATACTACTGCACCGACGTCGGCAACTACTGCCAGAGCAACGTCCTGGCCTATACGGTTCCAAGTCAGAGCTACATGGTGTACTGCGACCTCTACTTCAACGACCTCCCGCCGTTGACCAGCACGTGCCACGCGCAGGATCAAGCGACCACGAACCTCCATGAGTGCACCCATTTGACGGAGATTCAGGGCACCGACGATCTCGGCTACGGCTACGATGCCATCTTGCAgttgtccgccgccgaggagctgaaCAACGCCGACACGTACGCCGTGTTTGCCAACTCTCTCTATGCCGGCTGCTGA
- a CDS encoding uncharacterized protein (EggNog:ENOG503PFU4~SECRETED:SignalP(1-15~SECRETED:cutsite=AFA-ND~SECRETED:prob=0.7889)) gives MRSFIVVALAGLAFANDFVMMSAQRGASGSLLSARQSSCSSLEKTCESTCIPLTGTCCGVGGGSYCKVGYNCVKGGCCQIGKVCTGTPSGCSASQESCGTRCMPKGSVCCFDGTYCDAGETCSNGKCNRSGLSQTTTAAGSQPTSSGNTLCARKKGGGSHGGGSSNDDGCGSGAGNLAAPGLLIGAMAALPLVL, from the coding sequence ATGCGGTCCTTCATCGTCGttgccctcgccgggctTGCGTTTGCCAATGACTTCGTCATGATGAGCGCCCAACGAGGAGCCTCTGGGTCCCTTCTGAGCGCCAGACAATCCTCCTGCAGCAGCCTTGAGAAGACGTGCGAATCGACATGCATTCCCCTGACGGGCACTtgctgcggcgtcggcggcggctcctacTGCAAGGTCGGCTACAACTGCGTCAAGGGCGGGTGCTGCCAGATCGGCAAGGTGTGCACGGGGACTCCCTCTggctgcagcgccagccaggaGTCTTGCGGCACGCGATGCATGCCCAAGGGCTCGGTGTGCTGCTTCGACGGCACCTACTGCGACGCCGGAGAGACGTGCAGCAACGGCAAATGCAACCGCAGCGGCCTCAGCCAaaccaccaccgcggccgGATCGCAACCTACTAGCAGCGGAAACACCCTCTGCGCCCGgaagaagggcggcggcagccacggcggaggcagcagcaacgatgATGGCTGTGGCAGTGGCGCCGGCAACCTTGCGGCTCCTGGTCTTCTGATCggagccatggccgcgctgccTCTGGTCCTTTGA